Proteins from a single region of Lysinibacillus sp. JNUCC-52:
- a CDS encoding ABC transporter ATP-binding protein, with the protein MLQVENISKSFRAGQQVLANINLSVGEGEIVGLVGESGSGKSTLAKVIMQLESANKGTVHFQQQHITKKNRKSFYENCQIIFQNASNALNPMWTVKQLLREPLQHQKVVTDSYLQTMLAKVKLSNDVLYALPSELSGGEKQRVNLLRSILVEPKLIVCDEIVSSLDRLIQREIIDLLMALNKERNMAILFISHDLKAVSYLSERIYVMRAGEIVDEQHKEQDGFHFTDSYAQKLFQAMEGE; encoded by the coding sequence AAAAGCTTTCGAGCAGGTCAGCAAGTATTAGCAAATATAAATCTTTCTGTAGGAGAAGGTGAAATCGTCGGTCTAGTTGGAGAGAGTGGCAGCGGTAAAAGTACTTTAGCGAAAGTCATTATGCAGCTAGAGTCAGCTAATAAAGGGACCGTCCATTTTCAACAACAACACATCACTAAGAAAAATCGAAAGTCCTTTTATGAAAATTGCCAAATTATATTCCAAAATGCAAGTAATGCTCTAAACCCTATGTGGACAGTCAAGCAACTATTAAGAGAGCCATTGCAACATCAAAAAGTGGTGACGGACAGCTATTTACAAACGATGCTTGCGAAAGTTAAGTTATCAAACGATGTTTTATATGCTTTGCCCTCTGAACTTAGTGGTGGTGAGAAGCAAAGAGTAAATTTATTACGCTCAATTCTTGTAGAACCGAAATTGATAGTGTGCGATGAAATTGTTTCAAGCTTAGATCGTTTAATTCAGCGAGAAATTATTGATTTATTAATGGCGTTGAATAAAGAAAGAAACATGGCTATTTTATTTATTTCGCATGATTTAAAAGCTGTTTCTTATTTAAGTGAACGGATATATGTAATGAGAGCTGGAGAAATTGTCGATGAACAGCACAAGGAACAAGATGGATTTCATTTCACTGATAGCTATGCACAAAAGCTATTCCAAGCAATGGAAGGTGAATAA